A part of Kitasatospora acidiphila genomic DNA contains:
- a CDS encoding HAD family hydrolase, giving the protein MKAVVLDIGETLTSDTRYWRDWATWLGVPAHTMSAVVGAVLAQDLDNAEAIRLIRPGCDVLAEWELRRAAGHDEYLDETDLYPDARAALQRLKDTGIWVGVAGNQNVRAGECLRRLLLPIDGIATSAEWGVAKPSPDFFQRLIDWVPAQPHETVYVGDHPANDITPARGAGLRTAHIRRGPIGLLRSAPDAEWTVNSLGELADLLTQSV; this is encoded by the coding sequence ATCAAGGCGGTCGTGCTCGACATCGGCGAGACCCTCACCAGCGACACTCGCTACTGGCGTGACTGGGCCACCTGGCTCGGCGTCCCCGCGCACACCATGTCCGCAGTCGTCGGCGCCGTCCTCGCCCAAGACCTGGACAACGCTGAGGCAATCCGCCTGATCCGCCCCGGCTGCGATGTACTTGCGGAGTGGGAGCTGCGGCGGGCCGCTGGCCACGACGAGTACCTCGACGAAACCGACCTGTACCCAGATGCTCGCGCTGCCCTCCAGCGACTCAAGGACACCGGGATCTGGGTAGGGGTGGCTGGCAACCAGAACGTGCGCGCAGGTGAGTGCCTCCGGCGGCTGCTGCTGCCCATCGACGGGATCGCCACCTCCGCCGAGTGGGGTGTCGCCAAGCCGTCGCCGGACTTCTTCCAGCGCCTCATCGACTGGGTCCCGGCTCAGCCACATGAGACCGTCTATGTGGGCGACCACCCGGCCAACGACATCACGCCAGCCCGGGGCGCCGGGCTCCGCACCGCGCACATCCGCCGCGGCCCGATCGGCCTCCTGCGGTCCGCGCCTGACGCCGAGTGGACA